The Syntrophorhabdaceae bacterium nucleotide sequence TGACGATGAACAAGTACTGCGAATTATGGAAAAATGGAGAGCAGTGTCTTTTCTGCAACATAAATGCCACAATGAAGGATCAGAAGATGGGCGGCGAAGACGTTGTGGCCAAGATACCGGCGGAAGAGATGGCAGATGCAATTAAAATAGCCCTTGAGGTCGATCCCCATTACAGCGTACTTTATATTTCGAGCGGGACTATTCTCAAGACATATCAAGGCAAGACTGAACTCGAATTTTACGAGGAACGTTTAAATGCCTTGAAGGAAAAACTACAGGTGATGATTCCGACTACCGTTCAGATCGCTCCCTATGACGATGCGGGCTGGAAAAGACTCCATGCAATGGGTATCGGCAGCGTTCAGCCGAATATCGAGGTGTGGGACAGAAAGCTTTTCGAGTGGATCTGTCCCGGCAAGAACAAAAATATCGGCTATGACGAGTGGATAAAACGGACTATCAGGGCAGTCGATTTCTGGGGGCGCGGCAGGGTAAACCCGAATTTTGTCATCGGCGTAGAGATGGCAACGCCTAACGGGTTTAAGGACGTTGCCTCTGCGGTAAAATCGACCGCCGGAGGTTGGGATTTTCTAATGAGCCACGGCGTGCTTCCCCGGTACAATCTGTGGACCCAGGAAGCAGGTTCTGCCTTCGAAGGCCAGAAGACCCCTCCCATTGAATATTTTATAGAGGTACAGAAGGCATATGCCGAGTTGCGCTGGAAGCACAATTTTGAACCGCCTTATCCGTCGACAATGTTCAGAAATTGTTACGGTCTCAATTGCCTGCAGGATTTCGAGTTCTACCACGGTAACAGCTCCACTTCTAAAAAGAATCTTGACAAGTACCTGGATGTGAAGCCCGGTGAACCCGGGGGATACTTCGACCAGGAGGGATATACCCTTTAAAGGAGGAGGTGAGATATGGAGGTTGAAAGAAGGCTCGCTGAATTTGTGACGCTTACGGGATATGAGGCCCTGCCCCGTATTACAGTCGACTTCACAAAGAATCTTATCCTGGGCGTAGTGGGGACGACTGTTGCAGGAGCGACCCAGCCGGATGCAGACCCGATGGTGAAACTGGTTCGGGAGTGGGGCGGGAAAGAGGAGGCCACGATCTTTGTGCATGGCGGCAGGGTGCCGGCCTACAACGCAGCGTTTGTTAACAGCATTATGGCACGGGCGCTGGACTATGAAGACGGTATGCCTCCGGGGGTACATATCGGCGCATCGGTAATCCCCACGGCCTTTGCAGCCGTCGAGCTCGCAGGGGGCTGCAGCGGTAAAGAGTTCATAACCGCCGTTACCCTCGGTTCGGAGGTAACCGCGAGGCTCGCCTTGTGTTCCCTTTTCGACGGCTTCGATCCGACCGGGATCGCCAGCGTCATCGGGGCTGCGGCGGCCGCGGGCCGGATCATGGGCTTGAGCCCGGCACAGATGCACAATGCCCTGGCCCTCGCCTTTAACAGATCCGGAGGGAGTTTCCAGTCCAACATAGACGGTGTATTCGCCGTGACGGCAATACAGGGTTTTGCTTCACAGAACGCAATTATCTGTGCACAGTTGGCGCAGAGAGGCATTACCGGCCCGCCGAACTTCATTGACGGCATCTACGGGTACCTTCACCTCTACGGGAAGGACAGATTCACGCCTGAGGATTTGACCGGGGATCTGGGCAAAACGTTCTTATTCCATAACAGTTTGTGCAAAAAATATCCGAGCTGCGGCTGCACGTTAAGCAGTACACACGCCGCGCTTGAGCTTGTGAAGGAGCATGGTTTTCAACCGGAGGACGTAACACGCGTAGAAGTAAGGCAGACACCTTATTGTCATAAGCTTGTAGGTCATCACTTCAAGATTGGCGACAACCCAAGGGTAAATGCCCAGTTCAGCGTCCGGTATTGCGTAGCCAATGCAATTCTCCGGAGGGCCTCACAACTTGAACATTTCGAGGAATCATCTATCAGGGACCCGAAGATCATGGAGCTTGTGGAGCGAATTACAATTATTCCTGACACCGGTCTGGAGGAACCGGGAGTAGAATGTACCCTCGGATCTGACGTAACAATATTTACCAGGGGTAATGAAGTATACGAGAAGCTGGTAAAGGCTGCCCCCGGCATGCCCGAAAACCCATTGACCAATGAAGAACACCTTGAGCATTTTCAGGATTGCATGAATTATGCACGCAAACCCCTGTCAGCCGGGAACAGGGACCGGGTTGTTTCAGTCATCGGCAAACTTGAGGATGCTGAGGATGTACGTAACTTGATTTCATTATTAATCTAAAAAGGGAGGAACAAAATGAGAACTAAGATAATAAAAATGCTGGTATGCACCTTGGTACTTGCCCTGATGGCGGGTTTTTCAAATGGAGTACAGGCCGCCTCAAGCCCTAAACCCGTAGAGTTGCGGGTGGCCAGTTTTCTTCCAGAGATGGATCATCAAAATGTAACAGCGAGGAAGATATTCGGAGAAATTGAAAAACAAACTAAAGGGAAAGTTCGTTTTACTTATTATTATGCAGAAACCCTTGTCAAGGCGAAGGAAGCCTATGAAGCGACAGCCAAAGGCCGCTGTGACATCTTTAATGGGATTGTACCGGCCTATACCCCGGGAAGATTCCCCTTAACATCCCTTGTAGACCTGGCTCCCAATATCCCATACGGCGAAGATGCCTCTGTGGCCTTTTGGGAGTTTTTTAACAAGTACCTGCAAGATGAATTTAAGGACATAAAAATACTCGCAGTATTCGTCCAGGTTCCACAGCATATCCATGCCCGGGTACCTATTAAGACTTTTTCTGACATAAAGGGTAAGCAAATTAGGATATATGGTGCTGGTAAGGAAATGGTGGAGGCATGGGGAGGCACGCCTGTTTTTGTCAGTATGTCGGAAACCTATCTGTCCTTACAAAGAGGTGTAGTTGACGGTATGCTGGGTCCGTTTAATCAGATGAAGCCCAACAGGATGTCGGAAGTAACATCCCATCATACCATTATAGGGTGCCTGGCGTCGCCATTTTTAGTAGGAATGAACCTTGATAAGTTTAAGGCTCTTCCACCGGACGTACAAAAGGCCCTGGATCAGATGGGTGAATCGGCATCCCGGCAATATGGAAAGAGTTGGGATGACGATGAGCTTGCTAATATAGAGTTTTTAAAGAAAGAGGGTGGCCACCAATTTATTATACTCCCACCCAAAGATTTGGCTCAGTGGAGAAAAAAGGCAGAGTCCATAAACGACAAATACATAGCAGGATTGGAATCGAAAGGTGTGCCTGCAAAGAAGATCTATGCCGAGAAAATGAAGATATGGACAAAATACCTTTCCAAAGAAAAACCATGGGCGCAGATACTGAAGAAGTGACGGCTCAATCTGAGATTCCCTTGATTCCTCTGGAACGCTCTGTGGAATGCTATTTTCCGGACAGGTGGAGAAGCCCCCACCTTCACCTGTCATGAAATACACCCCTGTAACCTTGGGGATGACCATCGTATCTCCCCAGGGTTACACCCCCAGGGTTAGAGACAGAACCGAATTCCGGGTGATAGTGCGGGGCAGAAGAAGGCAGTGGAGGCGAACGCGATGATACCCGGGCATGTAGACATGCGCTATGCGCTTAAGGGACAGGATAATACGAATAAGGAGGGAGGGCATACAGATGACTACGGAACACATGAGTTCTCCGAATAATATTCTTGTGAAAAGCGTTTTATCGGCAGTTCGATTTATCAAATGGCTGCCTTTGATCTCAATGTTAATAATGACATTTTTGATCACGGCGCATGTTTTTATGCGTTTTTTATTTCAGAAACCAATTCTGGGTGTCCCTGAGATGACCGAGTTTTTAAATGTCATATTGATATGTGGCGCATTGCTTTACACCCATTTGGAAGGTGGGCATTTGGAGGTAAGTTTTATCACAGAACGCTTCCCGGAGAGAGTGCAAATAATCACTGGCGCTTGTATCAACTTTATTTCAATGATCCTGTGTTTTTTGATGTCCTGGCAAAGTTTTAGTATTGCGCAGGAAATGAGAAAAAGCGGGGAGTTATCGGATACCCTTGGGGTACCTATATATCCTTTTATCTATTATATAGCCCTCTGTTGTGCAGCATGGGGTGTATTGATTGCGACCAAAATGCATCTCAATCGAACACCTAAAAACGGGGGGATAGAATGAGTACTTATACGATAGGTACGGCGGGTATATTATTGTTTCTTGGTTTAATTTTGTTAGGTCGGATGAAGATTGGTCTGGCCATGACTCTTGTAGGTTTTGTGGGTTATAGCGTGATAGTAACACCAGAAGCCGGTTTAAATCTCCTGGGAAGACGGGTGTATTCTACAATTTCCGACTATGGGCTGGCAGTTGTGCCTTTGTTCATACTTATGGGAGAGCTTAATTTCTATTCAGGACTGAGTTCGAAGCTTTATGATGCAGCCTATAAGCTTTGCGGAAAAGTTCCGGGCGGCCTGGCTATTTCAACTGTTTTTGGCTGTTCTTTTTTTGCGGCTATCTGTGGCTCAGGTCCGGCTACTGCGGCGGCGATGGGTACAGTTGCTCTGCCGGAGATGAAGAAATACAAATATGATCAAAAGTTCGCTACAGGTTGTGTCGCTTCCGGGGGCACACTGGGGATCCTGATCCCTCCCAGTTTGAGTTTCATTTTGTATGGAATAATGGCGGAGCAATCTATCGGGAAACTATTCATTGCCGGGATTTTACCCGGAATATTACTCGCAATCTTATTTTGTGGATATATTTATTGTTATGCTAAATGTAATCCCGTCAAAGTCCCCACGATTACCTATACAATTGCTTTCAAAGAAAAGATTATGTCCATTTTCAAGATATGGGACTCCATATTATTACTTGTATTTGTGCTTGGAGGCCTCTACTTTGGTCTTTTTACCCCTACAGAGGCCGGGGCATTGGGGGTCTTTGGTTCCCTGGTCATTGCAATAATGACAAAAAGTTTTACATTTGCCCGTCTTATTGGTGCATTGGAAGATACCCTTAAGCTTTCAGGCATGATCTTTATCATTATCATTGGAGCCATAATTTTCAGCAACTTTTTGGCTGTAACCAAGATATCAATGGCAATGGGAGACCTGGCGACCCGACTCAATCCTTATATGCTGTTGGCATTTATTTCGTTCGCAGCCTTTATAGCCGGATGTATCATGGATGCTCCAGGAATGATCGCGCTTCTGGTACCGGTTTTTTTGCCTGCAGTTGTAAAGGCAGGATTTGATCCAATATGGTTTGGAGTATTAATTACCCTGCTTGCTCAGATGGGATTAGTGAGCCCTCCGGTTGGTTTGAATGTTTATGCCGTAGCAGGTATTACCAGGGATGTAAAATTAAATGAAATATTTGCAGGCGTGATGCCATTTATTGTGGCTATGGTAATATGCATGATAGTCATAATTATTTTCCCGCAAGTTGCATCATTTCTGCCTAATCGAATGAAATAGCCGGAGGAGAACAAAGAGAAAGCCACGGAAAGTTTATGAAGACCTGGCACCACAAACGACGTATTGCGTTATCCATGTCACCTGGAATACGAGAGGAGGAAGATGACAGCCTGACCGTGCTCCGTGAAATCGGGAGAAGATCATTATGGATATATCTATACCAAAAGAAATAGCCCTCACCCTGAAGTCCCTTAAAGCTAACGATTTTGATGCACACCTTGCAGAGACCGGGTCAGAAGCTAAAGAAATAATGCTTGAATTAATACCGCGGAATGCCATAGTAGGCGTTGCCGATTCGGTAACTCTGCGGCAAATAGATGTCCTCGAGGCGCTGGCGCAAAGAGGCAATGAGATCATAAATCCTTTTGTGCCGGAGATGACCGCGGGGATAAAAAATGACCCGGCCAAACGCAGGGAGTTTATAGGCATGATGAGAAAGACCTTCGGGGCCGATGTCTTCATTACCGGCAGCAATACTGTTACAACGGATGGGAACATTGTCAACATAGACCGTAATGGCAATAGGGTTGCCGGTATAATCTTTGCGGCGCCCAGAGTCATCCTGGTTATTGGCAGAAATAAGATTGTAAAGGATGTGAGTGCGGCTGTCGATCGCATCAAGAACGTTCTGGCGCCGGAACATGCGAGACAAAAAGGATATAAGACGCCATGTGCTGAAAAGGGTAAGTGCTATGATTGTGACAGTCGGGACAGACTGTGCAACATTACCGTTATTCTGGAAAAGAAACCCCTGAACACCGACCTTTCCATAGTCCTTATCAACGAGGACCTCGGATTAGGTTGGGACCCGGAATGGGATGAGTCGCGCATTGCCAAAATTATAGATAATTATTACAAATACAGCTGGCCTTTTTAAGTACACGGTCAGTAAGAAGATTTAATGAATGACCGGCAACACAATGGCAAAACAGGAAAGGAGAGACCATGTCAAAGAGAACGGTATGGGTGAAACACGAGCAAACTACAACTGGATTAATGAAAATACCTTCAACTTCCATGTAATGTTTGCCGCCTGTCTCCCGCACCCAGGCAGTGACAAAAATTTCATTCCCTTCAACCCCGGCCTCTTCAGGTGTTGGAGCGGAAACAATACGTTATAAAAATCGCATTAAGCCTAAAAATTGATATTAAACTCATTTTCTATCACTAAAAGTATCATAATGTATCATAATATCTCATTATAGGTCATATAGTATTTAAATAGATACAATAATATTTATTATGAGATATTATGAGATTTAACTTGACAATATGATACTACAATGTATAATGAAATTTAGTGCATGGACAAACTTTATACTATCAAGGAGACATTGGGGATATTGAAGATCTCAAAAGCCAATCTTTATAGATTGATTGCCAGGGGATATATATCGCCCGTTAAGCTTGTAGGCAGGACGTTATTCACGGAGTCTGAGTTAGACAGGTTTATCGAAAAACTGAAGAAAGGATCGAGCTTGTGAAATATGAGTTCAATTTCGGTTTAAAAAGATGTATAATGTCAATATGATAAAGGGAAAGGACCGATGACATGCCTGTTAATAACCGTATAGGAAGCTCGCAGGGAAGTCTCCGGGTAGCGGTTGATGAAGAGTACAGGGGGATCAAGGATCTGGATTTTTTTGCCGACCATACACAGATACAAAGCGAGATCAATCTCATTCCAAGAAGATTTTCTACTTCAGTTGATGAATTGTACCTGAGGACAGTACTGACATCCATCACCTGTCCGAAGTGCAAGCAGCCTGTGAGACGAAGTTACCGGAGACACCCCAAAGAATGGTTCCTTAAGTTTGCCGGACGAAAGATACTATACTGTACAAGCTGTGATTGGCATGAGATCGTGAAGGTGAACAGGTGGGAATGGGAGATCATTGCCACGGTTCTCGCAGTAACGCTTATCGTCTCTGCCGCCTCCATTCACTGGATCCTGCGATAGGCAGTAATTCTCAGTAAATTTCAATTTAAAAAATGATCTGTTATGGTATGATATGAGATGTGTAGTATTGGATTTATCCATCTTACAATCTTAGTGTCTGCTTAATATGAAGCGGAAAACTTTTCAGGACTGAATGGAGGGACCAACAGAAACATGGAATTTTTGAAGGCAGTATCTTCCCAAGAAGCATTAGCGATAATCGATTCGTTCAGGGCAGATCCTGTTAAGGAAACGATCGGCATAGACGATGCCCTTCACCGCATACTTGCCGGAGATGTTGTGTCGCCGGAGGATATACCACCTTTCCCCAGATCGCTCGTCGACGGATTTGCGCTGAAGGTAAAGGATATACAGGGGGCAAAGGAAACAAACCCTTCATTCCTGTACATACAGGGAGAGATAAAGATAGGTGAACCAGCCGATGTTGAACTTGAGGATGGAAAATGCGTCTATCTTACGACGGGCGCTATGATCCCGGAAGGCGCGGATGGTGTGGTGATGCAGGAGTTTGTAAGGACAGCCGGGGATGCAATTGAGGTGACGAAAACGCTCCACAGAGGAGAGAACATCTGCTTCCAGGGTGAAGACATAGCGAAAGGAAGGATCGTTCTGCAAAAAGGCAGGAAGATCTC carries:
- a CDS encoding MmgE/PrpD family protein, whose translation is MEVERRLAEFVTLTGYEALPRITVDFTKNLILGVVGTTVAGATQPDADPMVKLVREWGGKEEATIFVHGGRVPAYNAAFVNSIMARALDYEDGMPPGVHIGASVIPTAFAAVELAGGCSGKEFITAVTLGSEVTARLALCSLFDGFDPTGIASVIGAAAAAGRIMGLSPAQMHNALALAFNRSGGSFQSNIDGVFAVTAIQGFASQNAIICAQLAQRGITGPPNFIDGIYGYLHLYGKDRFTPEDLTGDLGKTFLFHNSLCKKYPSCGCTLSSTHAALELVKEHGFQPEDVTRVEVRQTPYCHKLVGHHFKIGDNPRVNAQFSVRYCVANAILRRASQLEHFEESSIRDPKIMELVERITIIPDTGLEEPGVECTLGSDVTIFTRGNEVYEKLVKAAPGMPENPLTNEEHLEHFQDCMNYARKPLSAGNRDRVVSVIGKLEDAEDVRNLISLLI
- a CDS encoding TRAP transporter substrate-binding protein, encoding MRTKIIKMLVCTLVLALMAGFSNGVQAASSPKPVELRVASFLPEMDHQNVTARKIFGEIEKQTKGKVRFTYYYAETLVKAKEAYEATAKGRCDIFNGIVPAYTPGRFPLTSLVDLAPNIPYGEDASVAFWEFFNKYLQDEFKDIKILAVFVQVPQHIHARVPIKTFSDIKGKQIRIYGAGKEMVEAWGGTPVFVSMSETYLSLQRGVVDGMLGPFNQMKPNRMSEVTSHHTIIGCLASPFLVGMNLDKFKALPPDVQKALDQMGESASRQYGKSWDDDELANIEFLKKEGGHQFIILPPKDLAQWRKKAESINDKYIAGLESKGVPAKKIYAEKMKIWTKYLSKEKPWAQILKK
- a CDS encoding TRAP transporter small permease subunit — translated: MTTEHMSSPNNILVKSVLSAVRFIKWLPLISMLIMTFLITAHVFMRFLFQKPILGVPEMTEFLNVILICGALLYTHLEGGHLEVSFITERFPERVQIITGACINFISMILCFLMSWQSFSIAQEMRKSGELSDTLGVPIYPFIYYIALCCAAWGVLIATKMHLNRTPKNGGIE
- a CDS encoding TRAP transporter large permease, whose translation is MSTYTIGTAGILLFLGLILLGRMKIGLAMTLVGFVGYSVIVTPEAGLNLLGRRVYSTISDYGLAVVPLFILMGELNFYSGLSSKLYDAAYKLCGKVPGGLAISTVFGCSFFAAICGSGPATAAAMGTVALPEMKKYKYDQKFATGCVASGGTLGILIPPSLSFILYGIMAEQSIGKLFIAGILPGILLAILFCGYIYCYAKCNPVKVPTITYTIAFKEKIMSIFKIWDSILLLVFVLGGLYFGLFTPTEAGALGVFGSLVIAIMTKSFTFARLIGALEDTLKLSGMIFIIIIGAIIFSNFLAVTKISMAMGDLATRLNPYMLLAFISFAAFIAGCIMDAPGMIALLVPVFLPAVVKAGFDPIWFGVLITLLAQMGLVSPPVGLNVYAVAGITRDVKLNEIFAGVMPFIVAMVICMIVIIIFPQVASFLPNRMK
- a CDS encoding lactate utilization protein, which gives rise to MDISIPKEIALTLKSLKANDFDAHLAETGSEAKEIMLELIPRNAIVGVADSVTLRQIDVLEALAQRGNEIINPFVPEMTAGIKNDPAKRREFIGMMRKTFGADVFITGSNTVTTDGNIVNIDRNGNRVAGIIFAAPRVILVIGRNKIVKDVSAAVDRIKNVLAPEHARQKGYKTPCAEKGKCYDCDSRDRLCNITVILEKKPLNTDLSIVLINEDLGLGWDPEWDESRIAKIIDNYYKYSWPF
- a CDS encoding helix-turn-helix domain-containing protein, with product MDKLYTIKETLGILKISKANLYRLIARGYISPVKLVGRTLFTESELDRFIEKLKKGSSL